From a region of the Corythoichthys intestinalis isolate RoL2023-P3 chromosome 7, ASM3026506v1, whole genome shotgun sequence genome:
- the fkbp2 gene encoding peptidyl-prolyl cis-trans isomerase FKBP2 — translation MRAFFLLALTALSLSPVLVHGSEKKKLQIGIKKRVDNCPIKSRNGDVLNMHYTGKLEDGTEFDSSIPRGRPFTFTLGSGQVIKGWDQGLLGMCEGEKRKLVIPSELGYGDRGAPPKIPGGATLIFEVELLSIEKRSEL, via the coding sequence ATGCGGGCGTTTTTCTTGTTAGCGCTGACGGCGCTGTCCCTGAGCCCAGTGCTGGTCCACGGGTCCGAGAAGAAGAAACTTCAGATCGGTATCAAGAAGCGAGTGGACAATTGCCCCATCAAGTCCCGCAATGGAGACGTGCTGAACATGCATTACACCGGGAAGCTGGAGGACGGCACCGAGTTTGACAGCAGCATTCCCCGTGGCAGACCCTTCACCTTCACACTGGGCAGCGGTCAAGTGATTAAAGGTTGGGACCAAGGCCTGCTTGGCATGTGCGAGGGAGAGAAGAGGAAGTTGGTCATCCCCTCCGAGCTTGGTTACGGAGACCGAGGAGCGCCACCCAAGATCCCGGGAGGAGCGACCTTGATCTTTGAGGTGGAGTTGCTCAGCATCGAGAAGAGATCCGAGCTTTGA